Proteins encoded within one genomic window of Candidatus Thermodiscus eudorianus:
- a CDS encoding DUF5591 domain-containing protein yields MQKTISVVLEHGRCSWGACYFCGWGKRRAETSLEALRQKYLRALDKAGKPEVVKLFSSGSMLDPRQFPLDFVKSLIEEAKARGVREIVIEGKSDDVTTENLDRVWVDGIKITVAIGLEVADDIILYRYYRKNTGVADYIRAARLLKSKGFGLRTYVLVNGHPIMYNNLEVQEELLERTIHLAAVYSDSIVVINTYPHRDTRLILDWIEGKWKPLDEQSFHGLVDRAISRLGGVRRDTGRYEYMGVAIEVDHSNFAFVPKIPRRLWQRIKGVGREILLHPHFEVWQDYITRFYEPPKNKEYALLLPCSYRKPYRKSKTHRAILSAISGYPWFPKLHLIVVSTPGVIPWEYHDRYPFTHYDWPEWMETEEVKRDYIEITKKRVKDYLAAHGRHYKKFIAYFHLESETLEAIKQAFEEAGMTDKLVVVLDEETYEAIKRELGRERVGSSVVRHPLALEKLRGTLSELLGTD; encoded by the coding sequence ATGCAGAAAACGATATCGGTAGTACTAGAGCACGGCAGGTGCAGCTGGGGCGCATGCTACTTCTGCGGCTGGGGGAAGAGAAGAGCCGAGACAAGCCTAGAGGCACTCAGGCAAAAGTACCTCAGGGCCCTCGACAAGGCCGGCAAGCCCGAGGTAGTGAAGCTCTTCTCCTCGGGCAGCATGCTGGACCCGAGGCAATTCCCCCTCGACTTTGTAAAGTCCCTGATAGAAGAGGCGAAGGCTAGAGGCGTTAGGGAGATAGTTATAGAGGGCAAGTCCGACGACGTCACCACGGAGAACCTCGACCGCGTGTGGGTAGACGGGATAAAGATCACAGTGGCCATCGGGCTAGAGGTGGCCGACGACATAATACTCTACAGGTATTACAGGAAGAACACGGGGGTAGCAGACTACATCCGGGCCGCCAGGCTGCTCAAGAGCAAGGGCTTCGGCCTGAGGACCTACGTGCTCGTAAACGGCCACCCCATCATGTACAACAACCTGGAGGTACAGGAGGAGCTACTTGAGAGGACGATCCACCTGGCAGCGGTCTACAGCGACTCGATAGTAGTCATAAACACGTACCCCCACAGGGACACCAGGCTCATACTGGACTGGATAGAGGGCAAGTGGAAGCCCCTAGACGAGCAGAGCTTCCACGGGCTCGTCGATAGGGCTATATCGAGGCTAGGCGGCGTCAGGAGGGACACCGGCCGGTACGAGTACATGGGCGTCGCCATAGAAGTCGACCACAGCAACTTCGCGTTCGTCCCAAAGATCCCGCGCAGGCTATGGCAGAGGATAAAGGGCGTCGGCAGGGAGATACTCCTCCACCCCCACTTCGAGGTGTGGCAAGACTACATCACGAGATTCTACGAGCCGCCCAAGAATAAGGAGTACGCGCTACTACTGCCCTGCAGCTATAGGAAGCCCTATAGGAAGAGCAAGACCCACAGGGCCATACTATCCGCTATATCCGGGTACCCGTGGTTCCCGAAGCTACACCTGATAGTGGTCTCGACCCCGGGAGTCATACCATGGGAATACCACGACAGGTATCCATTCACCCACTACGACTGGCCCGAGTGGATGGAGACTGAAGAGGTCAAGAGGGACTACATAGAGATAACGAAGAAGAGGGTCAAAGACTACCTGGCCGCCCACGGCAGGCACTATAAAAAGTTCATCGCCTACTTCCACCTCGAATCCGAGACCCTAGAAGCCATAAAACAGGCCTTCGAGGAGGCAGGGATGACGGATAAACTAGTAGTAGTCCTCGACGAGGAAACCTATGAGGCCATAAAAAGGGAGCTGGGGAGAGAGCGCGTGGGGAGCAGCGTTGTTAGACACCCGCTAGCCCTGGAGAAGCTGAGGGGGACCCTCTCGGAGCTACTGGGAACCGATTAG
- a CDS encoding NAD-dependent deacylase — protein MNRRDMVKRAAEILASSTHAIAFTGAGISTPSGIPDFRGPSGLWRRISPEVFEISYFRRHPEEAWRVFIELYKSIKGVKPNPAHYALAYLERIGVVKHVITQNIDRLHQAAGSRNVIELHGSIGYAVCLDCRRRIKLEEAIAIAEKGRPRCPYCGGLLKPDVVFFGETLPLEALERAFDIARTSDAVLVAGSSLYVAPARYVPLIAKESGARIIIVNMGHVYGREIADIYLEAPVEEALPEICAETARLLGEDPRGCRSPQDS, from the coding sequence ATGAATAGGAGAGACATGGTGAAGAGGGCGGCCGAGATCCTAGCGTCTTCAACCCACGCCATAGCATTCACCGGAGCCGGGATATCGACTCCAAGCGGCATACCCGACTTCCGGGGCCCCTCAGGCCTATGGAGGAGGATCTCGCCGGAGGTGTTCGAGATAAGCTACTTCCGCAGGCACCCCGAGGAGGCCTGGAGGGTGTTCATAGAGCTCTACAAGTCAATTAAGGGGGTTAAGCCTAACCCCGCGCACTACGCGCTGGCATACCTCGAACGGATAGGCGTCGTCAAGCACGTCATAACCCAGAACATAGACCGTCTCCACCAGGCCGCTGGGAGCAGGAACGTGATAGAACTCCACGGTTCGATAGGATACGCCGTTTGCCTCGACTGCAGGCGGAGGATCAAGCTGGAGGAGGCCATAGCGATCGCGGAGAAGGGAAGGCCCAGATGCCCCTACTGTGGAGGGCTACTCAAGCCGGACGTCGTCTTCTTCGGAGAGACACTACCCCTGGAGGCTCTGGAGAGGGCCTTTGACATAGCCAGGACGAGTGACGCCGTGCTAGTGGCTGGTAGCAGTCTATACGTGGCCCCTGCACGCTATGTCCCTCTCATAGCCAAGGAGTCCGGGGCTAGGATAATCATTGTCAACATGGGACACGTCTACGGGAGGGAGATCGCCGACATCTACCTGGAGGCCCCGGTGGAGGAGGCGTTACCCGAGATATGCGCTGAGACGGCCAGGCTCCTGGGAGAGGATCCGAGGGGCTGCAGGTCCCCACAAGACTCGTAA
- a CDS encoding GTP-binding protein, whose protein sequence is MPANLPPEAKAKLAKYSDAKTPEEKMRALEEFLSAVPKHKGTENIRLWARRRLAELREEVEARKARRGGGGPRIFVERAGAGQVVLLGPPNSGKSSILARVTNASPEIADYPFTTQLPVPGMLAYKDIQFQLVDTPPLLLDQPNSPINNRVIGLARNANAVALVVGLDEEDPGRVLSRLIGFLAERGIVITKTRGLVRIRRDRSVNGLKIVGSGRMLDFTEDDLRRLLSQYRIYNAVVELEGDVTLDDVEDAIFTTRVYKPAIIILNKVDLPDARGKLELVKRVAPPDVPLIAASARTGEGLEGLGETIFKVLGVIRVYTKQPNKEPDPDPLVLERGSTVMDAAKRIHKDLARRFRYAKIWGPSAKYPGQRVGADHVLEDGDVIEVHAG, encoded by the coding sequence ATGCCAGCGAACCTACCGCCGGAGGCCAAGGCTAAGCTGGCCAAGTACAGCGATGCGAAGACGCCGGAGGAGAAGATGCGGGCCCTAGAGGAGTTTCTATCGGCGGTCCCGAAGCACAAGGGGACCGAGAACATAAGACTGTGGGCCCGTAGGCGCCTGGCGGAGCTCAGGGAGGAGGTCGAGGCTAGGAAAGCTAGGAGGGGAGGCGGGGGCCCCAGGATCTTCGTGGAGAGGGCTGGGGCCGGCCAGGTGGTCTTGCTGGGCCCCCCTAACTCTGGCAAGAGCAGTATCCTAGCCAGGGTCACCAATGCATCGCCCGAGATAGCGGATTACCCCTTCACCACGCAGCTACCGGTTCCGGGCATGCTGGCCTACAAGGATATACAGTTCCAGCTGGTCGACACGCCCCCGCTACTGCTCGATCAGCCCAATAGCCCCATCAACAACAGGGTCATCGGGCTTGCTCGCAACGCTAACGCGGTAGCCCTAGTTGTGGGGCTCGACGAGGAGGATCCTGGTAGGGTACTCTCTAGGCTTATAGGCTTCCTGGCCGAGCGTGGTATAGTCATAACAAAGACCCGTGGACTGGTTAGGATAAGGCGGGACCGTAGTGTTAACGGCTTGAAGATCGTGGGTAGCGGTAGGATGCTTGACTTCACGGAGGACGACTTGCGTAGGCTCCTCTCCCAGTACAGGATATACAATGCGGTTGTAGAGCTTGAGGGCGACGTCACCCTCGACGACGTCGAGGACGCCATATTCACGACCAGGGTCTACAAGCCAGCGATAATCATACTGAACAAGGTCGACCTACCCGACGCGCGGGGAAAGCTGGAGCTCGTCAAGAGAGTCGCTCCCCCAGACGTCCCCCTAATAGCTGCAAGTGCGAGGACCGGCGAGGGCCTCGAAGGCCTGGGCGAGACCATCTTCAAGGTGCTGGGCGTCATAAGGGTCTACACGAAGCAGCCCAACAAGGAGCCGGACCCGGACCCTCTAGTGCTTGAGAGGGGCTCCACAGTGATGGATGCTGCCAAGAGGATCCACAAGGACCTGGCCAGGCGTTTCCGGTATGCGAAGATCTGGGGGCCGAGTGCAAAGTACCCGGGGCAGAGGGTTGGAGCTGACCATGTCCTGGAGGACGGTGACGTCATAGAGGTCCACGCCGGCTAG
- a CDS encoding cation transporter, protein MQSYGESARIILIALILGGAGAVFKILGGLLYGSRAVFIDGATCIGNIVAGILLYRSLRAASRPPDEDHPFGHTRLVYHGVLLVLVTYSFIAGLSTAVLYYSLGQAYSVEEGAPLFALIGTLFYGASILVSRRQGYAGGVFSAFTFTEVIEGVVTITASYTAVYYGRVYDIAGGLVITMYLVYELWSESQRLGVLMSDTIDPAILRRIRGLFEERGLRVKSIRLRTVVPGKYHGDMVVEAVDIPYEVADLLVDEASYIAREEYNVDLTVHIDVKGRS, encoded by the coding sequence TTGCAAAGCTATGGCGAGAGCGCTAGAATAATACTAATAGCATTAATACTGGGGGGAGCCGGGGCAGTCTTCAAGATCCTCGGAGGACTACTCTACGGCTCGCGGGCGGTCTTCATAGACGGGGCAACCTGCATAGGAAACATCGTGGCCGGGATACTCCTCTACAGGAGCCTGAGAGCCGCCTCCAGGCCACCGGACGAGGACCACCCCTTCGGCCACACCAGGCTAGTCTATCATGGCGTGTTGCTTGTCCTCGTCACCTACTCCTTCATAGCGGGCCTGAGCACGGCAGTACTGTACTATTCTCTCGGCCAGGCCTATAGTGTGGAGGAGGGCGCGCCCCTCTTCGCCCTCATAGGAACACTCTTCTACGGGGCCTCAATCCTGGTGTCGAGGAGGCAGGGCTATGCTGGAGGCGTCTTCTCGGCCTTCACGTTCACGGAGGTGATAGAGGGGGTAGTAACCATAACCGCGAGCTACACGGCGGTCTACTATGGGAGGGTGTACGATATCGCTGGCGGGCTCGTCATAACCATGTACCTAGTCTACGAGCTCTGGAGCGAGTCTCAGAGGCTGGGAGTGCTCATGAGCGACACTATAGACCCGGCGATCCTAAGGAGGATACGTGGCCTCTTCGAGGAGAGGGGTCTCAGGGTTAAGAGCATAAGGCTTAGGACCGTGGTGCCGGGCAAGTACCACGGGGACATGGTTGTGGAGGCCGTGGACATACCCTACGAGGTCGCGGATCTGCTGGTCGACGAGGCCTCCTATATAGCCAGGGAGGAGTACAACGTCGACCTAACAGTGCACATAGACGTCAAGGGGAGGAGCTAG